The sequence ATCGGAGAAATCCGCCTGGCTACGATGCGCATCCTGGCCGACAGGATCGTTGAGGCCGTGGACTCGGGTGCCACTCTTTGGGATAGCGACGGCAAGGGCTCCTTCGCCCCCCGACCCGTCCGTTTCCGTGATTTCGCCGTGCTGGTGCCTTCGAGGACCTCCTATGACCAGATCGAACAGGTCTTCCTCGACGAAAGGGACATACCCACCTACTTCGAGGGCAACCGGAACTACTTCGGAAGGGGCGAGGTCAGGGACGCCGTCAGGCTCCTTGAGGCACTGGCCGATCCCGGTGATACCCTGGCCATGGCATCCTTCCTCGCCTCTCCCCTGAGCGGCCTCTCACCTCAAGCGTCGGCCCGACTCATCGCCCGATCTCGGTCGGACGGGTGCGACCTCTTCACCCTCCTGTCCGAAGAGCATCCCCGGGAAGCTTCGCTGTTTGAAAGGCTTCGGAGGGAAGGTCTCGCCGCGGGTCCATCCCGCCCCCTCGCCTCACTGCTCGACGACGATTCGGTCATGCTCTCGTGCCAGGGATGGATGCGGCCCAGGGTGGCGGCCAACCTCCGCAAGGCCATCGACCTGGCCCGGGAATACGAGGCCGGCCTGGGAATGAGCCTCGCGGGCTGCGCCGCCTATCTCCGCGACATGACCCGCAAGGGTATCGAGACCAAGGAGGCCGATACCCTCGGCGAGGACGACGACATGGTGAGGGTCATGACGGTGCATTCCGCCAAGGGGCTCGAGTTCCCCGTTGTGGCCGTGACGGGCCTGGAACAGGCCCAACGGACCAGGAAGCAGGGACAGAGGCTCATACCCTCCACCCACCTGGGCATCGCCGCCACGGCCCTGCCGGAAGGCTGGAAAGAGGACGGGGCGGAAGAGGTCCTCGGAGGGGCCATCCACGATCTCTTAGAAACCCGCGAAACCTGGGAGGAAAAGCAGAGGCTTCTTTACGTGGCCTGCACCAGGGCCAAGGATTCACTGATTCTCTGCGGGGCCTCCAAATGGTCCGAAGAAGGAGACCTCCTTCCGAAGAAGTATTCGTGGCTCGAGATCGTGCAGGACTGGGCTAAAAGCGAAGGAACCGAGTTGCTCCCCGCGAAGCCGCCCGCCGGAGATCCCCCCCCGCCAAGGAAGAAGACCCCGGCCAAAAAGGGGGAGAGGATCGCTCTACCGCCCGAAGAGGGTGGCATCCTGGAGAAGATAAGCGCCACAGCCTACGCCCTCCTCAGGTTTTGCCCCTTCGCCTTCAGGATGAGGCAGAGGCAGGGCGTGGACATCTCCTGGGAGATGCCCTCCGAAGGCACGGGAGGGGCGGACCTGGGGAGCCTGGCTCACTGGATACTGCGAAGATGGGACCTCCGCCCCGAGACGCTCTCGCTCTACGATCCCCTCCGGGAAGGGGCAAGTTTGGGGAATGTCCTCCCGGCGGATCTGAGACCGGCCTGGGTCGACCCCTCGAAAAGGGCCCCGCTGATGGACTGGCTGGAGCGTTTCGCCGCCTCGCCGCTGGCCGAAAGGATCAGGAGTGCGGACGACGCGCGGAAGGAGGTCCCCTTCAGGATAAGGCTCGAAAAGGGCGCCCTCATGGTGGGAGTCATCGATGTCATCTGGAGGGAGGGCGAAAGGATCTTCATAAGGGATTACAAGATAGGCAGCATAGAAAACGCCCCGCAGGAACTCTACCGGTACCAGTTGCTCTTTTACGCCCTCGCGGCGAGGAAGCACTTCGGCGGATCGCCGCTGGACCTGGCCCTCGTCTCGCTGAAGGAAACCCGGGAGATCCCGGTGGAAAGGAATTCGCTCTCCTGGGAGGCCCTTGAAAAAGATATAGCCGCCGCGGCTCACCAGGGTGTCGCCGGACCCTTCGGCCCCTCCCTGGAGAGCTGCCCCCTGTGCCCCTGGAAGGGTGAATGCCTCCTGAGGCGGAGGTAACAGGAATGGCTCTTGTGATATTATTTTCCCGTACCTATCCTGGACGGCAACAGGGAGGGATGACCATCCCATGGGGCTTGGCCGAGCCACCTTGGTGTTAGCCATCATGCTGCTGCCGGCGGCCTGCTCTCCACTGGCGGCGAAGGAACTCCCCTGGACGGAGCACCAGGTCCGGCAGGGCGAAACCCTGGACTCCATAGCGGGGCAGTACTGCGTCGATAGTTCCTGCATCAGCTGGGCCAACGAGCTCGGGGGCGACGTCGTCCCCCCCGGGGAACAGACCCTGCTGGTACCCCGAAGCGACGGGTTTATGCTCGAGACCCTGGCCGAGGTGCGGGCCAGGCGCAAAGGAAAGACCACCGTCGATCTTTATCTCGCCGAGGAGGACCGGTCGGCACCGATCGCTTCATCACCCGGCCCGCCACGGAAAGAAAAATTCGTCTCGGAATATCCCGGTTTCGAAGGCCTCCTTGCGCTGGCGAGGGGATCGGCAGCCGAGGCGGCTGCAAGCACCCTCCCCCAACTCTCCTGGCCCGTCGATGGCGTGGTTTTTTCGCCCTTCGGCCCAAGGCGTGGCAAATTCCATTGCGGCATTGATATATCGGCCCCGAGGGGCACGCCCATCCGCGCGGCGGCTTCCGGGACCGTCGCGAGAGCCGCCACGCGAAGAGGCTTCGGGAAGTCCATCCTCATCGAACACGGCAATGGGGTGATGACCCGTTACTCCCACTGCGAGGCCATGCTCTGCAAGGCCGGCGACAAGATATCGGCGGGGCAGGTCATCGGAAAGGTGGGCAGGACGGGGAGGACCACGGGACCCCATCTCCACTTCGAGGTGGTCATAGACGGTAAGCACCAGGATCCTCAAAAGCACCTGCCCCCGAGGGGCGATTAAGGAGGGAAAGATCATGGTCGAGGAAGGAACAAAGGCTCCGGCCTTCTGCCTGAAGGACAGCACGAGCAGGGAACGGTGCCTAGATGAATTCTCCGGCAAATGGGTGGTTCTCTACTTTTATCCCAAGGACAACACGAGTGGCTGTACCCTGGAGGCCCTCGAATTCTCCGCCCTGGAGGAAAATTTCAAAAACCTCGGGGCCGTTGTCATCGGCATAAGTCCCGACACCTGTGAAAGCCACGCCCGATTCATCGGCAAGCACAACTTGACGGTCCTACTCCTCAGTGACCCCGAAAAGAAGGTCCTTGAACCCTATGGGGCCTGGCGGATTAAAAAAATGTACGGCAAGGAATCCCTGGGAGTGGCAAGGAGCACCGTCCTGGTGTCGCCCCGGGGCGAGGTGGCCAAAACCTGGAAAAGCGTAAGGGCCGCCGGTCACGCCGCGAAGGTACTTGAAGTTCTCAGGGAGGTCGCCAGCGCCTGATTCCACCTCCAGGTCAGTCAACTTCCGAGCCCTCGCCCTGCGGGGGCTTTTTTTCTGGCAATTAAGGTCAGTATTGATTTATGCTCCCTTACTCTTTTACTTGGCCTAAATCGTCTCTTTCTGCCGCCATGGTATCATCTGGACGAGGAGGCGATCACCCTGGACGAATGGACCAGGCCCGATCCATCGAGAATGGCCCTGCTCACCATCGACGTTCAACGGGAGTTCCAGCCCGGTTTCCCCTCGGAAAGACCGGAGAACGCTTCGGCCGTCCCGGCTGCCGCTGCGGTCGCCCGGGCTTTCAGAAAGGTCGGGAAGCCCGTCATCCATGTCGTCCGGCTCTACCTCCCCGACGGGAGCAACGCCGACCTCTGCAGGAGGTCCAGGATTATCTCGGGGAAACCGCTCCTTCTCCCCGGGTCGGAGTCAAGCCAGATCGTCCTCGAACTGCTCCCCCACCCGTCGGTCCTCCTAGATCATGAACTGCTCCTCGCCGGACGGGCGCAGGAGATCGGCGAAACCGAGTGGGTCATCTACAAACCCCGCTTCGGAGCCTTTTATAGGACTCCCCTGGAAGAGCACCTTCGAAAATTGGGAGTGAACACCCTCGTGATCACGGGATCCAACTATCCCAACTGCCCCCGGGCCACCATCTACGAGGCCAGCGAGAGGGACTTCCGCATCGTCGCGGTGACCGACGCTATTTCCCTGCTTGACGAAGGGGGCATC is a genomic window of Thermovirga sp. containing:
- a CDS encoding UvrD-helicase domain-containing protein is translated as KAALEMRERIRRLMEEVRDEIPSLSERMVDALSRLDEAYISTIHAFSMRILRESGLSVDVDPGIRLITPPEENSFWQRLERSIDREETDHLVETLSGKWRQRARDIFSSKRISDLVDTFGAGDIVDAAASAIPLFESRNLDPEDLWKWADDLPERDRELSRRLREEYTLGWRQAWKDWMEEILPGAGGLERFRDDATIFGARAAAFMEAWSEEPGDGDLPRFIKDLLGEGLLGKLSGGKGKNDVQELAMSTTGESLKDYRDGRKAWSRAARWIDEDVPPGETELRALLLRIVALCWELFRSAKSAGGTLSFDDMISRALEVVTAEPSLPGKFLHVIVDEFQDTNSLQDKLLSALTPKDGGSLFLVGDLQQSIYRFRHAEPEIFWRRIKEVRNDSESLVDLNVTFRSRQAVMDSVNSLFSRAWKDGVASTIKKEFSRLDPPQLRDWWPKRQEITLKPFEILITGGEALPQKPGIGEIRLATMRILADRIVEAVDSGATLWDSDGKGSFAPRPVRFRDFAVLVPSRTSYDQIEQVFLDERDIPTYFEGNRNYFGRGEVRDAVRLLEALADPGDTLAMASFLASPLSGLSPQASARLIARSRSDGCDLFTLLSEEHPREASLFERLRREGLAAGPSRPLASLLDDDSVMLSCQGWMRPRVAANLRKAIDLAREYEAGLGMSLAGCAAYLRDMTRKGIETKEADTLGEDDDMVRVMTVHSAKGLEFPVVAVTGLEQAQRTRKQGQRLIPSTHLGIAATALPEGWKEDGAEEVLGGAIHDLLETRETWEEKQRLLYVACTRAKDSLILCGASKWSEEGDLLPKKYSWLEIVQDWAKSEGTELLPAKPPAGDPPPPRKKTPAKKGERIALPPEEGGILEKISATAYALLRFCPFAFRMRQRQGVDISWEMPSEGTGGADLGSLAHWILRRWDLRPETLSLYDPLREGASLGNVLPADLRPAWVDPSKRAPLMDWLERFAASPLAERIRSADDARKEVPFRIRLEKGALMVGVIDVIWREGERIFIRDYKIGSIENAPQELYRYQLLFYALAARKHFGGSPLDLALVSLKETREIPVERNSLSWEALEKDIAAAAHQGVAGPFGPSLESCPLCPWKGECLLRRR
- a CDS encoding LysM peptidoglycan-binding domain-containing M23 family metallopeptidase → MGLGRATLVLAIMLLPAACSPLAAKELPWTEHQVRQGETLDSIAGQYCVDSSCISWANELGGDVVPPGEQTLLVPRSDGFMLETLAEVRARRKGKTTVDLYLAEEDRSAPIASSPGPPRKEKFVSEYPGFEGLLALARGSAAEAAASTLPQLSWPVDGVVFSPFGPRRGKFHCGIDISAPRGTPIRAAASGTVARAATRRGFGKSILIEHGNGVMTRYSHCEAMLCKAGDKISAGQVIGKVGRTGRTTGPHLHFEVVIDGKHQDPQKHLPPRGD
- a CDS encoding peroxiredoxin, with protein sequence MVEEGTKAPAFCLKDSTSRERCLDEFSGKWVVLYFYPKDNTSGCTLEALEFSALEENFKNLGAVVIGISPDTCESHARFIGKHNLTVLLLSDPEKKVLEPYGAWRIKKMYGKESLGVARSTVLVSPRGEVAKTWKSVRAAGHAAKVLEVLREVASA
- a CDS encoding cysteine hydrolase; amino-acid sequence: MALLTIDVQREFQPGFPSERPENASAVPAAAAVARAFRKVGKPVIHVVRLYLPDGSNADLCRRSRIISGKPLLLPGSESSQIVLELLPHPSVLLDHELLLAGRAQEIGETEWVIYKPRFGAFYRTPLEEHLRKLGVNTLVITGSNYPNCPRATIYEASERDFRIVAVTDAISLLDEGGIGELEAIGVLCIPSGEVLEGLLLP